One window of the Methylocystis parvus OBBP genome contains the following:
- a CDS encoding outer membrane protein assembly factor BamE: MAGLAYRGVLKGFFGATTVRVAAAFGVALSLSGCLGYDGVINRGAVIDSRKVAQVKPGMLAPQVMQALGTPSTTSTIGGDAWYYVSQRLERSAAFMPANIVDQHVLAVYFDKSRKVTRIADYGLEDGKPVDFLSRTTPVAGPDYHLIQSLLSKVSL; encoded by the coding sequence ATGGCGGGGCTGGCCTATCGCGGGGTTCTTAAAGGCTTCTTCGGTGCGACGACGGTAAGGGTCGCCGCGGCGTTCGGGGTCGCTTTATCGCTTTCGGGTTGCCTCGGCTATGACGGCGTCATCAATCGCGGCGCGGTGATCGACTCCCGAAAGGTCGCCCAGGTGAAGCCGGGCATGTTGGCTCCGCAGGTGATGCAGGCGCTCGGCACGCCCTCGACCACTTCCACCATCGGCGGCGACGCCTGGTATTATGTGAGCCAGAGACTCGAGCGCTCGGCTGCCTTTATGCCGGCGAACATCGTCGATCAGCACGTTCTCGCCGTTTATTTCGATAAGTCGCGCAAGGTGACGCGCATCGCCGATTACGGGCTGGAGGACGGCAAGCCGGTCGACTTTCTGTCCCGGACGACTCCTGTCGCCGGTCCCGATTACCACCTGATCCAGTCCCTCCTGTCCAAGGTTTCGCTCTGA